AGGTTAGTTCCAGTTACTTCTGGAATCAGGATACTTGATCTCGGTTGCGGGACGGGACTCGAACTCGACGAGATATTCAGATTAAACACGACAGCCAGAGTAACATGTGTCGACTTGTCCCAGAAGATGCTCGAAGTTCTTAGAATCAAACATGAAGACAGACTGGGCGACCTGAACTTGATTACCGGTTCCTACTTCGAAGTTGATTTGCCATCGGAAGGATTCGACTTTGCTATTTCGGTTCAATCGATGCATCATTTCGGATACAAACAGAAGTTGTCGCTCTACAAGAAGATTCTCCACAGTCTGGCAGGCAATGGAACATATATCGAGGTAGATTACGTGGTCAATACTGCGAAAGAGGAAATCGAACTACGCAAGAGATACGAGTCTCTGAAAAGCGAGCGCGACGTGCCTGATGGTTTCTACCACTTTGATCTGCCACTTTCCATAGATAATCAGCAAGCAGTTCTGGAAGAAGCTGGATTTTGTCCTGTAAAACACCATGCAAGATACGGAAATTCAAGCATTTTCGTTTCACGAAAACCCACATCAAAACGGAGATAAATTGATGGAAAACAAAGAAGAGCCACTGGCCCTCCTTCTAGATGTTGAGAATATACTATTTCTCACTACACTCAAGTAATTATGTTGATAATCTTGTCCTGTACGTAGATGATCTTTCTTATTGACTTTCCTTCAAGCATTTTTGAGAGCTTCTCATCAGCCATTACGGCTTCCAATGCCTTTTCCTGGGATGCGTTCTGAGGAAGCACAACCTTTCCTCTCATCTTGCCGGTGATCTGAACAGGCAATTCAGTCTTCGCCAGAGAAGCGTATTTCTCATAGCCAGAAGGGAAACCATC
The Mesotoga infera DNA segment above includes these coding regions:
- a CDS encoding class I SAM-dependent methyltransferase encodes the protein MTRREKEVNNQLERMDSFFDRRADSYESHMKYNIKESADFYREVARLVPVTSGIRILDLGCGTGLELDEIFRLNTTARVTCVDLSQKMLEVLRIKHEDRLGDLNLITGSYFEVDLPSEGFDFAISVQSMHHFGYKQKLSLYKKILHSLAGNGTYIEVDYVVNTAKEEIELRKRYESLKSERDVPDGFYHFDLPLSIDNQQAVLEEAGFCPVKHHARYGNSSIFVSRKPTSKRR